The following are encoded in a window of Rosa chinensis cultivar Old Blush chromosome 4, RchiOBHm-V2, whole genome shotgun sequence genomic DNA:
- the LOC112199960 gene encoding alternative oxidase 3, mitochondrial produces MNRVALRSVIGGLRSGGGWNRYISTAAVARNVETAEFLKPQNDGVLGAFQWRRMMSTGSVSAQTSEEKDQKESGAKKVDDSMVVSNYWGITTPKITREDGTEWPWNCFRPWESYQADTSIDLSKHHVPKTFQDKIAFRTVKFLRVLSDLYFKERHGCHAMMLETIAAVPGMVGGMVLHLRSLRKFEHSGGWIKALLEEAENERMHLMTVVELVKPVWHERLLVLAAQGVFFNAFFVLYLLSPKVAHRVTGYLEEEAVTSYTEYLKAIENGKIENVPAPAIAIDYWRLPKDSTLHDVITVIRADEAHHRDVNHFASDIQFQGKELREAPAPIGYH; encoded by the exons ATGAACCGGGTTGCGTTGAGGTCCGTGATCGGAGGTCTGCGCAGTGGCGGGGGCTGGAACCGGTACATTTCCACGGCGGCTGTTGCTAGGAATGTTGAGACAGCGGAGTTTCTGAAGCCGCAAAACGATGGCGTTCTTGGGGCGTTTCAGTGGAGGAGGATGATGAGCACAGGATCGGTTTCTGCTCAAACGTCGGAGGAGAAAGACCAGAAGGAGAGTGGAGCGAAGAAAGTGGATGATAGTATGGTGGTTTCGAATTACTGGGGGATTACGACGCCCAAGATTACTAGGGAGGATGGGACTGAGTGGCCATGGAATTGCTTTAGG CCATGGGAGAGTTATCAAGCGGACACCTCCATCGATCTGAGCAAGCATCATGTGCCCAAGACGTTTCAGGACAAAATTGCGTTCAGGACTGTCAAGTTTCTTCGAGTTCTATCTGATCTTTACTTCAAG GAGCGGCATGGATGCCACGCAATGATGTTGGAAACTATCGCAGCTGTCCCTGGCATGGTGGGAGGAATGGTGCTACACTTAAGATCTCTCCGCAAGTTTGAGCACAGTGGTGGTTGGATCAAAGCTTTACTTGAAGAAGCAGAGAATGAGAGGATGCACCTTATGACAGTAGTGGAACTTGTGAAGCCCGTGTGGCACGAGAGGCTACTGGTTCTGGCTGCGCAGGGGGTCTTCTTCAATGCCTTCTTTGTGCTCTATTTGCTTTCCCCCAAAGTGGCTCATAGGGTTACTGGGTATCTGGAGGAGGAAGCTGTAACCTCTTACACAGAATATTTGAAGGCTATCGAAAATGGCAAAATTGAAAATGTGCCGGCTCCTGCAATAGCCATTGACTATTGGAGGCTACCTAAAGATTCAACACTTCATGATGTTATTACTGTGATTCGTGCTGATGAAGCTCACCATAGGGATGTCAACCATTTTGCATCT GATATTCAATTTCAGGGAAAAGAATTGAGAGAAGCACCGGCGCCCATTGGTTATCATTGA